The Nitrospirales bacterium genome includes a window with the following:
- a CDS encoding flavodoxin family protein, giving the protein MTTRFCNKALLIRACLCISLLGTVWVTVGHAQVGSPQSDRDIVKILVAYHSLTGNTENMARGVVEGAQAVPGSVVIMKRVGDVTADLLFSSDAVIVGSPVYWSNMAGAIKSFFDDWQFKFGVFPEFKMKNKVGAAFATGGQVSSGKEVTMLTILAAMLGNKMIVVSEGGAFGASASTEGASPGIDEEEFASAKALGQRVAEVAKMVKRGQNVNNVLE; this is encoded by the coding sequence ATGACTACCCGTTTCTGCAATAAGGCTTTGCTCATTCGTGCCTGCCTATGCATAAGCCTTTTGGGTACCGTGTGGGTTACGGTAGGCCACGCGCAAGTCGGATCTCCACAAAGCGATCGAGACATAGTCAAGATTCTCGTCGCCTACCATTCGTTGACCGGGAACACGGAAAACATGGCGAGAGGAGTGGTGGAGGGCGCTCAGGCAGTCCCCGGGTCCGTCGTGATCATGAAACGTGTAGGGGACGTGACGGCAGATTTATTATTTAGCAGTGATGCGGTGATTGTCGGATCTCCGGTGTATTGGTCCAATATGGCTGGCGCTATCAAATCATTCTTTGACGACTGGCAATTCAAGTTTGGAGTATTCCCAGAGTTCAAGATGAAGAATAAGGTTGGGGCGGCCTTCGCGACAGGAGGGCAAGTCTCGAGCGGCAAAGAAGTGACCATGCTGACGATTTTGGCCGCGATGTTGGGTAATAAGATGATCGTAGTCAGTGAAGGAGGCGCCTTCGGCGCTTCAGCCTCAACCGAGGGAGCGAGTCCTGGGATTGACGAAGAGGAATTCGCCAGCGCCAAGGCTCTCGGCCAACGCGTTGCCGAAGTGGCGAAGATGGTGAAGCGGGGTCAAAATGTTAACAACGTACTGGAATGA
- a CDS encoding sulfurtransferase — protein MLEDFLIDTETLSQNLGREGLVIIDVRGAAAYSSHIPGAVHSTWHEYSDPQAVAKGLLNPDVSFIEQRLQSLGIHQDSDVVIYSNPFDNWGDEGRMYWMLHYLGHQSVRVLDGGWVKWVAEQRPYAHDRVKLPPGDFKATVNPELIISKDQLKKLVKRPHPETQILDARSVEEYAGKEVDGLPRAGHIPSALNIPWSGFLNANATVRDLDAIRKIFEDRGIDRQKETITYCLGGVRAAWLYFILRLIDFEQVKCYPGSWWEWSRDFAAPAEKDVKLLHKVNNPEGVKPS, from the coding sequence ATGCTTGAGGATTTTTTAATTGACACGGAAACATTGTCTCAAAATCTTGGCCGTGAAGGTTTAGTGATTATTGATGTACGCGGCGCTGCCGCGTATTCATCCCATATTCCTGGAGCGGTTCACAGCACGTGGCATGAATACAGTGATCCGCAAGCTGTCGCGAAAGGCTTGCTGAACCCGGATGTCTCATTCATTGAACAGCGGCTCCAATCTTTAGGGATTCATCAGGATAGCGATGTGGTGATCTACTCGAACCCGTTTGACAATTGGGGAGACGAGGGACGTATGTACTGGATGCTTCACTATTTGGGGCATCAGAGCGTTCGTGTGCTCGACGGGGGGTGGGTCAAATGGGTTGCCGAGCAACGGCCGTATGCCCATGACCGGGTCAAACTTCCTCCTGGTGACTTCAAGGCTACGGTGAATCCAGAGCTCATTATTTCGAAGGATCAACTCAAGAAATTGGTAAAACGCCCTCATCCTGAGACTCAAATTCTCGACGCACGAAGTGTGGAAGAATATGCAGGGAAAGAGGTTGATGGGTTACCGAGAGCTGGACATATTCCATCAGCACTCAACATTCCTTGGAGCGGATTTCTCAACGCCAATGCCACAGTCAGAGACCTGGATGCCATCAGAAAGATTTTTGAAGATCGTGGTATTGATCGTCAGAAAGAGACGATTACCTATTGCCTGGGCGGGGTCCGCGCAGCCTGGTTGTATTTCATCCTACGCTTGATCGACTTTGAACAGGTCAAATGTTACCCGGGGTCCTGGTGGGAATGGAGCCGCGATTTTGCCGCCCCGGCCGAAAAAGACGTGAAGTTGTTACACAAAGTCAACAATCCGGAAGGAGTTAAACCGTCTTGA
- a CDS encoding acyltransferase, producing MKIGYYQYCPQFGQVNDNLDAVTARLESVECDLLVLPELAMSGYQFCSGEEVAHLAESVPNGVTTRRLSELAKKRNCHIVAGLPEEQAGKFFNSAVLVGPTGFLGVYRKVHLFFEETLFFSPGDLAFEVWDIGQARIGLLICFDWFYPEVARSLALKGADILCHPSNLVLPHCPDAMVTRSLENGVFSITANRIGEEARGGKPSLRFIGSSEIVSPKGKILHRSPRDTEELLVLDVDPVEARDKALNPYNDLLRDRRPHFYV from the coding sequence ATGAAAATCGGGTACTATCAATATTGCCCTCAATTTGGGCAGGTCAACGACAATCTCGATGCTGTCACGGCTCGCTTGGAATCGGTTGAGTGTGATTTGCTGGTGTTGCCGGAATTAGCGATGTCAGGGTATCAATTCTGCTCTGGAGAAGAAGTGGCTCATCTGGCCGAATCCGTCCCCAACGGAGTCACGACACGCCGATTATCAGAATTGGCCAAGAAGCGAAATTGTCATATCGTGGCCGGTTTACCAGAGGAGCAAGCAGGAAAGTTTTTTAACTCTGCTGTGTTGGTGGGACCCACGGGGTTTCTCGGTGTCTATCGAAAAGTTCACCTTTTCTTCGAAGAAACCTTGTTTTTCTCGCCGGGCGACTTGGCTTTTGAGGTATGGGATATCGGTCAGGCTCGTATCGGGTTGCTCATTTGTTTTGATTGGTTTTATCCCGAAGTCGCAAGATCGTTAGCGCTTAAAGGCGCGGATATCCTGTGTCACCCTTCAAATCTGGTCCTTCCACATTGTCCGGATGCCATGGTCACGCGCAGCTTGGAAAACGGCGTGTTTAGCATTACGGCCAATCGTATCGGGGAAGAAGCGCGGGGAGGAAAACCGTCCTTGCGATTTATTGGCAGTAGCGAGATCGTGTCTCCAAAAGGGAAGATCCTTCATCGCTCTCCACGAGACACAGAGGAGCTTTTGGTGTTGGATGTCGATCCTGTCGAAGCTCGGGACAAAGCCTTAAACCCCTATAATGACCTCTTACGAGACCGACGACCACATTTTTATGTCTGA
- a CDS encoding metal-binding protein SmbP, with product MSRTIVTKGMMIAGLFAILSLTAFSSLAMAGGNPHVAEAIAHAQGAAKHGGMGHADALVSHAEEALSHAMAAQKDVKNPHLDEGVNELKEAIAHGKEGHAEVGTKHANSAVMHMKEVH from the coding sequence ATGAGTAGAACTATTGTGACTAAAGGCATGATGATCGCGGGTTTGTTCGCGATCCTTTCCTTAACGGCGTTTTCTTCATTGGCGATGGCGGGTGGGAATCCTCATGTTGCCGAGGCGATTGCCCATGCACAAGGTGCTGCCAAACATGGGGGTATGGGGCATGCTGATGCCTTGGTGTCTCATGCGGAAGAAGCCTTATCTCATGCGATGGCTGCTCAAAAAGATGTCAAGAATCCACATCTTGATGAAGGCGTGAATGAGTTGAAAGAAGCGATCGCTCACGGTAAGGAAGGTCATGCAGAAGTCGGAACCAAGCATGCCAACAGCGCGGTGATGCATATGAAAGAGGTTCATTGA
- a CDS encoding cytochrome c family protein: MKRQRLARGPLYIFITLLLAVGVYVFYTEFRPTVIFGLREDYARAIPFQKIPVGLSSLKAKDCGTCHQEIYEEWKTSIHAHAFDDPFFQAYWKKDQHVFVCLNCHAPLENQQPMLIQDIPDNRVERAIQIPNYRYDKAFEREGVTCAVCHVRDGVIHGPFGDSAAPHPTKFDPAFRSTEICHRCHSVVSGPFQFYNGGPCGTYAEYEGEFFMKEKGLICQSCHMPEVTRPVAKGGPIRHGRRHLWRGGHDADMIKRAIAVQVAADPPQPVLGERVDFSLTLINAGAGHKIPTGDPDRHFSVEFYVRDGQGKVITEQVETMGRWILWQPVIWEVYDNRLLPLASRDYRFSYHLPEEATDWKVQMRIRYHILTDGQHEMLRERYGLTEDDPYVFTVYEREYPLNETLAAALDAESPDPRVGCAKPMQTGPVG; the protein is encoded by the coding sequence GTGAAGCGACAACGATTGGCTCGTGGCCCTCTGTATATTTTTATCACGCTCTTGCTGGCGGTGGGAGTCTACGTCTTTTATACGGAGTTTCGGCCGACGGTCATATTCGGGCTTCGGGAGGACTATGCGCGAGCGATTCCGTTTCAGAAAATTCCTGTGGGATTGAGTAGTTTAAAGGCGAAGGATTGTGGGACGTGTCATCAAGAAATCTATGAAGAGTGGAAGACCAGTATCCATGCTCATGCCTTTGACGATCCGTTTTTTCAAGCCTATTGGAAAAAAGATCAGCATGTGTTTGTCTGTTTGAATTGCCATGCGCCTCTTGAAAATCAACAGCCCATGTTAATTCAAGATATTCCCGATAATCGGGTCGAACGTGCTATCCAAATTCCCAATTATCGGTATGACAAGGCGTTTGAGCGTGAGGGTGTAACCTGTGCGGTGTGTCATGTTCGTGATGGCGTGATCCATGGGCCATTCGGTGATTCTGCCGCGCCACATCCCACGAAGTTTGACCCGGCGTTTCGTAGCACCGAAATCTGCCATCGATGTCATAGCGTGGTGTCAGGGCCTTTTCAATTTTATAACGGCGGGCCCTGCGGCACCTATGCTGAATATGAGGGCGAGTTCTTCATGAAAGAAAAAGGCTTAATCTGTCAGAGCTGTCACATGCCGGAAGTCACGAGACCCGTGGCCAAAGGCGGGCCTATTCGCCATGGGCGACGCCACTTGTGGCGGGGAGGACATGATGCTGACATGATCAAGCGGGCGATCGCTGTTCAGGTCGCGGCCGATCCACCGCAACCGGTCTTAGGCGAACGGGTGGATTTTTCGTTGACACTCATTAATGCCGGGGCTGGTCATAAAATTCCGACTGGGGATCCGGATCGGCATTTTTCAGTGGAATTCTACGTTCGCGATGGTCAGGGAAAGGTGATCACCGAGCAGGTCGAAACCATGGGCCGATGGATACTCTGGCAACCGGTGATTTGGGAAGTGTATGATAATCGCCTCTTACCCCTGGCCAGCCGTGACTATCGGTTCAGCTACCATCTGCCGGAAGAGGCCACCGATTGGAAGGTGCAGATGAGGATTCGTTATCATATTTTGACCGATGGTCAACATGAAATGTTGCGTGAACGGTATGGATTGACTGAGGATGACCCCTATGTATTTACGGTCTATGAACGGGAGTATCCATTGAATGAGACATTGGCCGCTGCGTTAGACGCCGAGTCCCCAGACCCGAGAGTAGGCTGTGCCAAACCAATGCAAACAGGCCCGGTAGGTTAA
- a CDS encoding histone deacetylase → MGIVSDPAYLEHEMGPGHPESPGRLRAIRARLASTGIWDRLVPISPKPADRNWIEKIHVHSYVEKLEAKSPKAGYASLDADTTLCPGSLLAAYLAAGGALAAADAIMAQEVDQAFCAVRPPGHHAEADRAMGFCLFNNVAIVAKYLQGQYGLERILIVDWDVHHGNGTQHSFYDDPTVLFFSTHQFPHYPGTGRSTETGQGKGNGLTINVPMSGGQGDEEYRQVFQDVLVPAADRFRPDCVLISAGFDAHRHDPLASMCLTEDGYGALTQIVLDIALRHASGRVISCLEGGYHLEGLSASVERHLATMIEGER, encoded by the coding sequence GTGGGGATAGTCTCTGATCCTGCCTATTTGGAACATGAAATGGGTCCTGGGCATCCGGAATCGCCTGGACGGCTACGAGCCATTCGTGCACGCTTGGCTTCGACGGGAATATGGGACCGGCTCGTCCCAATTTCTCCAAAGCCAGCAGACAGAAACTGGATTGAAAAAATCCACGTTCACTCCTACGTAGAAAAACTCGAAGCCAAATCGCCAAAAGCCGGGTATGCATCTTTGGATGCAGACACCACGCTTTGTCCAGGTTCTCTTTTGGCGGCCTACCTTGCGGCGGGAGGGGCGTTAGCCGCAGCGGACGCCATCATGGCTCAAGAAGTCGATCAGGCATTCTGTGCGGTACGTCCGCCGGGACATCACGCCGAAGCCGATCGTGCGATGGGATTCTGTCTGTTTAATAATGTCGCGATCGTCGCCAAGTATTTGCAGGGGCAATATGGCTTGGAACGTATTTTAATCGTTGATTGGGACGTTCATCATGGAAATGGGACGCAACATTCGTTCTATGATGATCCAACGGTCTTGTTTTTCAGTACTCACCAGTTTCCTCATTATCCTGGCACAGGACGGTCGACTGAAACCGGTCAAGGGAAAGGAAACGGGTTGACGATTAACGTCCCGATGTCAGGCGGGCAGGGAGATGAAGAGTATCGCCAGGTTTTTCAAGACGTGTTAGTGCCTGCCGCAGATCGATTTAGGCCGGATTGTGTGCTCATTTCAGCAGGATTCGATGCGCATCGACATGATCCGTTAGCCAGTATGTGTTTGACCGAAGACGGGTATGGCGCACTCACGCAAATCGTGCTTGATATTGCTTTGCGTCATGCGTCCGGTCGAGTCATTTCCTGTTTAGAAGGGGGATATCATCTGGAGGGGTTGTCTGCGTCGGTTGAGCGGCATTTGGCGACCATGATAGAGGGGGAGCGGTGA
- a CDS encoding tetratricopeptide repeat protein, whose product MANPKIEQFKKVLELDPHDETLWFGLGKAYMGDENWEEAIPALERCIEVKPAYSAAYLALAQALKNNENIQRCLEVCTKGVTVATENGDLMVIKNLEELKASLL is encoded by the coding sequence ATGGCCAACCCCAAAATAGAACAATTTAAAAAAGTTTTAGAGCTCGACCCGCATGATGAAACCCTGTGGTTTGGCCTAGGAAAGGCCTACATGGGCGATGAAAACTGGGAAGAAGCCATTCCTGCGCTCGAACGGTGCATAGAGGTCAAACCCGCGTACTCAGCCGCATACCTCGCTCTTGCCCAGGCCTTGAAAAACAACGAAAATATTCAACGCTGTCTTGAGGTTTGCACGAAGGGGGTGACCGTTGCGACTGAAAACGGTGACCTCATGGTCATCAAAAACCTCGAAGAACTCAAGGCCTCTCTGCTTTAG
- the xerD gene encoding site-specific tyrosine recombinase XerD: MEEYLTSLRIEGGLAANTLMAYRRDLLKLRNFLEAKQVGNFVDVSKELLQEFLHELREQQLAASSVARCLAAIRGLYRFLGSNQKNPGMLAPLAGAPKRWSRLPKVLSEVEVTSLLELPLRRNPEDLRDATMVEVLYATGLRVSELIHLEVSHVNREVGYVLATGKRDKQRVVPLGDHANSLLADYINQARPKILKARVSQALFLTRLGQPFTRQGFWKMLRERAFRAGIAKSISPHMLRHSFATHLLEHGADLRSVQIMLGHASITTTQIYTHVEQARLKRIHSELFPRKQRRSH; encoded by the coding sequence ATGGAGGAATACCTGACTTCATTGAGAATAGAAGGCGGATTGGCTGCGAATACATTGATGGCGTACCGGCGGGACTTGTTAAAACTGCGAAATTTTCTCGAAGCGAAACAGGTGGGTAACTTTGTCGATGTGTCAAAAGAACTGCTTCAAGAGTTTCTCCACGAACTCAGGGAGCAACAGCTTGCCGCTTCGTCCGTCGCTCGTTGCTTAGCTGCCATTCGAGGTCTGTACCGGTTTCTCGGGTCGAACCAGAAAAATCCTGGCATGTTGGCTCCGCTTGCCGGGGCGCCTAAGCGATGGTCGCGCCTTCCCAAAGTCTTGAGTGAAGTTGAAGTGACGAGCCTTCTAGAACTACCCCTACGACGAAATCCGGAAGATCTTCGAGATGCGACGATGGTGGAGGTGCTGTATGCTACCGGGTTGCGCGTATCAGAATTAATTCATCTTGAAGTGTCTCATGTGAATAGAGAGGTGGGGTATGTGCTAGCTACAGGGAAACGAGATAAACAACGTGTCGTCCCGCTTGGGGACCATGCCAATTCGTTGCTTGCCGATTATATCAACCAAGCCAGGCCCAAGATCCTCAAAGCACGTGTGTCGCAGGCCTTGTTTCTGACCCGGCTTGGTCAACCGTTTACGAGACAGGGATTTTGGAAAATGTTACGGGAGCGGGCTTTTCGAGCCGGCATTGCAAAGTCGATTTCACCCCACATGCTCCGGCATTCCTTTGCCACGCATCTGTTAGAGCATGGAGCTGACCTGCGCTCCGTCCAGATCATGCTCGGCCATGCCAGCATCACCACCACACAAATCTATACGCATGTCGAACAAGCCCGACTTAAACGTATTCATTCAGAGCTCTTTCCGCGGAAACAACGTAGAAGCCATTGA